One genomic segment of Vulgatibacter sp. includes these proteins:
- a CDS encoding zinc-regulated TonB-dependent outer membrane receptor, translating into MSNFVPAAGSRSVVAACIVAELLLLAPTAHAQEKTPDETAEEAAERARLEAELASELAAPAPAAAAQTSGGLSPGKLLPDISAIGTFVGSYFSDTPALRLPAHEPSHTGFELQEIELGFRSAIDPYFRADVFLSLSLFGIEVEEAYATTLALPWNLQLRGGAFYSPFGRFNQVHFLELTPFVDMPLPNRRFFGGEQLRGLGVEASVLLPLPFFLELRASVQDAGNELSFGVPSEEIEDLADLLYVGRALSSFDLAERITLNLGLSAANGPNAAGGFLVTDENRTDVFGADLYLRFRDRSSVAYTALQSEYLYRRATVPDGRLEQGGLYAWVVRRFDRHWEAAIRYDLLGLPDGTAIDEPVVQSEELGEFLAPATQERVGASLTYYPSEFSRLRLQANHDFGLVTPDGDSGPVTELFLQFQFVMGAHGAHAF; encoded by the coding sequence ATGTCCAACTTCGTCCCCGCCGCCGGCTCCAGGTCGGTGGTGGCAGCCTGCATCGTCGCGGAGCTGCTTCTCCTCGCTCCAACCGCCCACGCCCAGGAAAAAACGCCCGACGAGACCGCCGAGGAGGCGGCGGAACGCGCGCGCCTCGAAGCGGAGCTCGCATCCGAGCTCGCAGCGCCCGCCCCTGCAGCAGCAGCGCAGACCAGCGGCGGCCTCTCACCGGGAAAGCTCCTCCCCGACATCTCGGCGATCGGCACCTTCGTCGGCTCCTATTTCAGCGACACGCCGGCGCTGCGCCTCCCCGCCCACGAGCCCTCGCACACGGGCTTCGAGCTCCAGGAGATCGAGCTCGGCTTCCGCTCGGCGATCGACCCCTACTTCCGCGCCGACGTCTTCCTCTCCCTCTCGCTCTTCGGCATCGAGGTGGAGGAGGCCTACGCCACCACCCTCGCGCTCCCCTGGAATCTGCAGCTCCGCGGCGGCGCCTTCTATTCACCCTTCGGCCGCTTCAACCAGGTCCACTTCCTCGAGCTCACGCCCTTCGTCGACATGCCGCTGCCGAACCGCCGCTTCTTCGGCGGCGAGCAGCTCCGCGGCCTGGGCGTCGAGGCCTCGGTGCTCCTGCCGCTGCCCTTCTTCCTCGAGCTGCGGGCCAGCGTCCAGGACGCGGGCAACGAGCTCTCCTTCGGTGTCCCATCCGAGGAGATCGAGGATCTCGCCGATCTCCTCTACGTGGGCCGCGCCCTCTCCTCCTTCGATCTCGCCGAGCGGATCACCTTGAACCTCGGCCTCTCCGCTGCGAACGGCCCCAACGCGGCGGGCGGCTTCCTCGTCACCGACGAGAACCGCACCGACGTCTTCGGCGCGGACCTCTACCTCCGGTTCCGGGACCGCTCCTCGGTGGCCTACACCGCGCTCCAATCCGAGTACCTCTACCGCCGGGCCACCGTCCCCGACGGCAGGCTCGAGCAGGGCGGGCTCTACGCCTGGGTGGTGCGCCGCTTCGACCGGCATTGGGAGGCGGCGATCCGCTACGACCTCCTCGGCCTGCCGGACGGCACGGCCATCGACGAGCCGGTGGTGCAGAGCGAGGAGCTCGGCGAATTCCTCGCGCCGGCGACGCAGGAGCGCGTCGGCGCCTCCCTCACCTATTACCCCTCCGAGTTCAGCCGCCTGCGCCTGCAGGCGAACCACGACTTCGGCCTCGTCACGCCCGACGGCGACAGCGGGCCGGTCACCGAGCTCTTCCTCCAATTCCAGTTCGTGATGGGTGCCCACGGCGCCCACGCCTTCTAG
- a CDS encoding DUF6982 domain-containing protein, producing MSDVLSSMREFRALDDKRRNQGLAAEEELRWNDLRAALKGGAKPAGTPAAAAEGIQVEAAAAAAPAAAPAPAAAPAPAPAEAVPAEEPAPAALAAAVLAVFDTAASPPGHAAAPEPAPEDATEQDELLLTVADGPEADAPPVEVAAAQPDQPSGYVFHEESGLYWHAWAQLWYEPNAGVHYDVNGGVVDADTARAAVAAATAASAEADEAEAPASAAEAPGYEAPASTDEDPIGFVPANDDGAALPPGDEGDEAAAPAADPWAATLEPEAKNTEAPASAGWDFVIAPVTPGPAAPSFDLWASTAGPERAHAATAEPEEEERELLRPELLPFEVSRIPVAPPAVAPGEIEAGFDGWEDDTAGPEPEHAAGSAAALPWDQPEGHASPEPAALEAEAGDLVVEGEPAPAELLVLDDAASPFEVAEAIVLDDDANDEAPGIEAIELADDPPVGEPVLAAPHEFLGVAAEDADCIAEQESLDEAAEGDASSFLAAPHEFLGAAAEGDANSFLATPEESLDVATDAAENAASFLAAPHEFLLQAEAGASHDAAEALELAPPAAAPVFELGTPAGMHIDDAETEEQDHFAPGPSLSVDGALVAPAGAAQEFVLEEAVLLDESDAIEEEPAPVAWTPPAAAPAAPQAWPEPAPVRPAPAASSSYTARGLVIGEHRVVVHASEGVVKRGQVANVDLTGRSFSLQVGKGREELATAQLKAVFLMRAPGEGPAAPEGRSVRVTFTDGRPLQGWATDLADPVGFFLVPADTRGLASRVFVYRAAIRDLALD from the coding sequence ATGTCCGACGTTCTCAGTTCCATGCGGGAGTTCCGGGCCCTCGACGACAAGCGTCGCAACCAGGGCCTCGCCGCCGAGGAGGAGCTTCGCTGGAACGACCTGCGGGCGGCGCTCAAGGGCGGGGCGAAGCCTGCCGGCACGCCGGCGGCTGCTGCGGAAGGGATCCAGGTCGAGGCGGCCGCTGCCGCGGCTCCGGCCGCGGCTCCGGCTCCGGCCGCGGCTCCGGCTCCGGCTCCGGCGGAGGCGGTTCCCGCGGAAGAGCCTGCACCGGCGGCCCTCGCCGCCGCGGTGCTCGCGGTCTTCGACACGGCGGCTTCGCCTCCGGGCCATGCAGCGGCACCCGAGCCTGCGCCGGAAGATGCGACCGAACAGGACGAACTCCTTCTCACTGTGGCGGATGGCCCCGAGGCGGACGCGCCCCCTGTCGAAGTCGCCGCAGCGCAGCCCGACCAGCCGAGCGGCTACGTTTTCCACGAGGAGAGCGGCCTCTATTGGCATGCGTGGGCGCAGCTCTGGTACGAGCCGAACGCCGGCGTCCATTACGACGTGAACGGTGGCGTGGTCGATGCCGACACCGCCCGGGCTGCAGTCGCCGCGGCGACGGCGGCGTCCGCCGAGGCCGACGAAGCCGAGGCCCCCGCCTCCGCCGCAGAGGCACCCGGCTACGAAGCCCCCGCCTCCACCGACGAGGACCCCATCGGCTTCGTGCCCGCCAACGACGACGGAGCCGCCCTCCCCCCCGGAGACGAGGGCGACGAGGCCGCTGCACCGGCGGCCGATCCCTGGGCGGCGACCCTCGAGCCCGAGGCGAAGAACACCGAGGCTCCCGCTTCGGCAGGTTGGGACTTCGTGATCGCCCCGGTGACGCCGGGCCCCGCCGCTCCCTCGTTCGACCTCTGGGCGAGCACGGCGGGTCCCGAACGGGCCCACGCTGCCACGGCGGAGCCCGAGGAGGAGGAGCGCGAGCTCCTGCGACCCGAGCTCCTCCCGTTCGAAGTGAGCCGCATCCCCGTCGCGCCGCCAGCGGTTGCGCCGGGGGAGATCGAGGCGGGCTTCGACGGCTGGGAGGACGACACCGCCGGCCCCGAGCCGGAGCACGCCGCGGGGAGCGCCGCAGCGCTTCCCTGGGATCAGCCGGAGGGGCACGCCTCCCCGGAGCCCGCTGCCCTCGAGGCGGAAGCAGGCGACCTCGTCGTCGAGGGGGAACCTGCCCCGGCGGAGCTGCTCGTACTCGACGACGCCGCGTCGCCTTTCGAGGTGGCCGAGGCGATCGTCCTCGACGACGACGCGAATGACGAAGCGCCGGGCATCGAGGCGATCGAGCTCGCCGACGACCCGCCTGTCGGCGAGCCCGTCCTCGCGGCGCCGCACGAATTCCTCGGCGTGGCGGCGGAGGACGCAGACTGCATCGCGGAACAGGAGTCGCTCGACGAAGCGGCGGAAGGCGACGCCAGCTCCTTCCTCGCAGCGCCCCACGAATTCCTCGGCGCCGCGGCAGAGGGCGACGCCAACTCCTTCCTCGCAACGCCCGAGGAATCCCTCGATGTGGCAACGGATGCGGCCGAGAACGCCGCGTCCTTCCTCGCTGCGCCGCACGAGTTCCTGCTCCAGGCAGAGGCGGGCGCATCGCACGACGCCGCCGAGGCGCTCGAGCTCGCGCCGCCTGCAGCAGCCCCCGTCTTCGAGCTGGGTACGCCTGCCGGCATGCACATCGACGACGCCGAGACCGAGGAACAGGATCACTTCGCGCCGGGTCCCTCCCTCTCCGTCGACGGCGCGCTCGTCGCCCCTGCCGGTGCAGCGCAGGAGTTCGTGCTGGAGGAGGCCGTGCTCCTCGACGAGAGCGACGCGATCGAAGAGGAACCAGCGCCGGTTGCCTGGACGCCGCCCGCCGCAGCCCCCGCCGCGCCCCAGGCCTGGCCCGAGCCGGCTCCGGTCCGGCCAGCGCCGGCAGCGTCCTCGAGCTACACCGCTCGGGGCCTCGTCATCGGCGAGCACCGCGTCGTCGTCCACGCCAGCGAAGGTGTGGTGAAGCGCGGCCAGGTCGCCAACGTGGATCTCACCGGCAGGAGCTTCTCGCTCCAGGTTGGCAAGGGCCGCGAGGAGCTCGCCACGGCACAGCTCAAGGCGGTCTTCCTGATGCGCGCGCCGGGAGAGGGGCCGGCGGCGCCAGAGGGCAGGAGCGTGCGGGTCACCTTCACCGACGGCCGTCCCCTGCAGGGCTGGGCGACCGATCTCGCCGATCCGGTGGGCTTCTTCCTCGTCCCCGCCGACACCAGGGGCCTCGCCTCGCGGGTCTTCGTCTACCGCGCCGCGATCCGCGACCTGGCGCTGGACTGA
- a CDS encoding threonine ammonia-lyase — MIGIREIEEARARIDEYVVTTPCARSEWFGQLTGTKTFFKLENLQMTGSFKERGALNKILTLTAVERERGVIAASAGNHAQGVAFHAGRLGIPATIVMPDRTPLIKVANTRSFGAKVVLSGGNFDEAYAEARRLQEQHGYTFVHPFDDDMVIAGQGTIGLELLEQNPYLECVIVPIGGGGLISGIATAIKEVNPRIRVVGVQTEALPSMKASVEAGEPVTVPPGRTIADGIAVKRPGEHTLAYVRKYVDEIVTVTEEEIANAILLLLEREKTVAEGAGAAAVAALINGHVPAARGKKTAVIVSGGNIDVNLIARVIEKGLVKDGRLVRLAIQIEDRPGNLARLLGLVAEYSANVMEIHHDRAFGKSGFGDTEVELTLECRGREHIEDLKVGLERGGYRVTEVS, encoded by the coding sequence GTGATCGGTATCCGTGAGATCGAGGAAGCGCGCGCCCGCATCGACGAGTACGTCGTCACCACACCCTGCGCCCGCTCGGAATGGTTCGGCCAGCTCACCGGCACGAAGACCTTCTTCAAGCTCGAGAACCTGCAGATGACCGGCTCCTTCAAGGAGCGCGGCGCGCTGAACAAGATCCTCACCCTCACGGCGGTGGAGCGCGAGCGCGGCGTGATCGCCGCCTCCGCCGGCAACCACGCGCAGGGCGTGGCCTTCCACGCAGGCCGCCTCGGCATCCCGGCGACGATCGTGATGCCGGACCGCACCCCGCTCATCAAGGTGGCGAATACCCGCTCCTTCGGCGCGAAGGTCGTCCTCTCCGGCGGCAACTTCGACGAGGCCTATGCGGAGGCCCGCCGGCTCCAGGAGCAGCACGGCTACACCTTTGTCCATCCCTTCGACGACGACATGGTGATCGCCGGCCAGGGGACCATCGGCCTCGAGCTCCTCGAGCAGAACCCCTACCTCGAGTGCGTGATCGTCCCCATCGGCGGCGGCGGCCTCATCTCCGGCATCGCCACCGCGATCAAGGAGGTCAACCCGCGGATCCGCGTGGTGGGCGTACAGACCGAGGCGCTCCCCTCGATGAAGGCGAGCGTCGAGGCCGGCGAGCCTGTGACCGTTCCCCCCGGCCGCACCATCGCCGACGGCATCGCGGTGAAGCGGCCTGGCGAGCACACGCTCGCCTACGTCCGCAAATACGTCGACGAGATCGTCACCGTCACCGAGGAGGAGATCGCCAACGCGATCCTGCTCCTGCTCGAGCGCGAAAAGACGGTGGCGGAGGGCGCTGGCGCCGCGGCGGTCGCCGCCTTGATCAACGGCCACGTCCCCGCTGCCCGCGGCAAGAAGACGGCGGTGATCGTCTCCGGCGGCAACATCGACGTGAACCTGATCGCCCGGGTGATCGAGAAGGGCCTGGTGAAGGACGGCCGCCTGGTGCGCCTCGCCATCCAGATCGAGGATCGCCCCGGCAACCTGGCGCGGCTCCTCGGGCTGGTCGCCGAGTACTCGGCGAACGTGATGGAGATCCACCACGACCGCGCCTTCGGCAAATCGGGCTTCGGCGACACCGAGGTGGAGCTCACCCTCGAGTGCCGTGGCCGCGAACACATCGAGGACCTCAAGGTGGGCCTCGAGCGCGGCGGCTACCGGGTCACCGAGGTCAGCTGA